Part of the Triticum aestivum cultivar Chinese Spring chromosome 4D, IWGSC CS RefSeq v2.1, whole genome shotgun sequence genome is shown below.
GCCAAaaaaaggagaggagaggagaggaggagattgcTAATTTGGGCGCGGTAATCTATCCTGGCCTCTCAACGTGCGGGTCGATGTATATATAGAGCTAATTAAGCTCCTTCAGCCTCACACCGCACCACAATCTCTCCTCCTACGTAGTGTGCAAACCAACCAACGCAAGACAAGAGAAGCAGCAATGGCGGTGCAGCAGTGTACGGTGGCGCTCTTGGTGGCCGTCGCCCTCGTGGCGGGGCCAGCCATCTCGTACGCTGCCGAAGCTAGCTACGCCCCAGCCGGGCCACAGCCCAAGGCCACGACCGAGGAGCAGAAGCTAATTGAGAAGGCCAACAACGCCTTCAAGGCGGCCGTGGCGGCCGCAGCCGCAGCCCCTCCAATGGACAAGGGCAAGATATTCGCGAAGACCTTCACGCAGATCTTCGGCAGCTGGTCTCTTGAGGGGGTCACCGACACGTCCAGCACCAAAGCCATTTTCAACTCCAGGGTCGGCTTCACTCTGGCGGGGGCCTCACAGAAAGCCCAGGGTGCTACCCCAGAGGCCAAGTACGAATCTTTCGTGGCCATGTTCGGCAACTCGCTTCGCATCATCACCGGCATCCTCGAGGTCCAAGCCGGCGAGGAAGTCAAGGGGCCGATCCCTGCTAGTGAGCTCAAGGCCATCGACCAGATCGACGCCGCCTTCAGCACGGCAGCCACCGCCGCCGAAGCTGCCCCCAAAAAGGACAGGTCCACCGTCTTCGACTCTGCCTTCAGCAAGGCCATCAAGGAGACCACGGGCGGTGCATACGAGGGCTGCAAGTTTGTCCCCGCCGTCGAGTCCGCCGTCAAGAAAAGCTACGCCACGTTTCTTCCCAGGAATCCCCACGACAAGCGCGCGCTCATTGAGTCCTTCCTGAGCGACACCATCGTCTCCATGGCCGCCGTCGTCGCCCCCGCCCCTGCCACTcccaccgccaccgccgctgccggtgGCTACAAAGTCTAAGCTCACCGCATATACTGCACGTAGATATGCATATGCGTACGTGTGTATGTGACTGTGGCAGCCAGCGAGTTTGATCGACAATCAAAATCAATTATTGGTTTTTGTTTCATGCACCGGCGATCGATGACCTCTtaattaagtactccctccgttcggaattactcgtctaagaaatgaatgtatctagatgtattttagttgt
Proteins encoded:
- the LOC123099390 gene encoding pollen allergen KBG 41, with the protein product MAVQQCTVALLVAVALVAGPAISYAAEASYAPAGPQPKATTEEQKLIEKANNAFKAAVAAAAAAPPMDKGKIFAKTFTQIFGSWSLEGVTDTSSTKAIFNSRVGFTLAGASQKAQGATPEAKYESFVAMFGNSLRIITGILEVQAGEEVKGPIPASELKAIDQIDAAFSTAATAAEAAPKKDRSTVFDSAFSKAIKETTGGAYEGCKFVPAVESAVKKSYATFLPRNPHDKRALIESFLSDTIVSMAAVVAPAPATPTATAAAGGYKV